A DNA window from Nitrospira sp. contains the following coding sequences:
- a CDS encoding hypothetical protein (Evidence 5 : Unknown function; MaGe:77308545), with protein sequence MAGEPSLSQAVGKKMAKDLTQAAQKINTYLTLTLSSHLARTGAEAAFLTH encoded by the coding sequence ATGGCAGGGGAGCCCTCACTAAGCCAGGCCGTTGGGAAGAAGATGGCGAAGGACTTGACGCAGGCGGCGCAAAAGATTAACACATACCTCACGTTAACACTGTCGTCACACCTGGCTAGAACGGGTGCCGAGGCGGCGTTCCTAACTCATTGA
- a CDS encoding Prolyl 4-hydroxylase subunit alpha (MaGe:77308543), with product MASLKQRIDGIGWDSVNKELLENGFAVIRPFLSAAECKELKALWSTDHLYRATIDMERYSFGKGRYRYFKYPLPEIIQALREGLYEKIAGTANSWSERLRLTIEYPKEFSTFAKQMREKGQTKPTPLILHYTKGGYNCLHQDINSDLVFPYQIVFGLTEKGKDYEGGQLILTQQRPRQQTVPHIITVPKGGAVLFTSNVHPQKGSRGFYQTRFKHGVGKIERGDRYTMGIVFHDFRR from the coding sequence ATGGCAAGCCTGAAGCAAAGAATCGACGGCATCGGATGGGACAGCGTGAACAAGGAGCTGCTTGAGAATGGCTTTGCCGTCATCAGGCCTTTTCTCTCGGCGGCTGAGTGCAAGGAGCTCAAAGCACTCTGGAGCACCGATCATCTGTACCGCGCGACCATCGACATGGAGCGGTACAGTTTCGGCAAAGGGAGATACCGCTACTTCAAGTACCCGTTGCCGGAAATCATCCAGGCCCTTCGCGAAGGTCTCTACGAGAAGATCGCAGGCACCGCGAATTCATGGTCGGAACGGCTTCGGCTCACGATCGAGTACCCGAAGGAATTCTCAACCTTCGCAAAGCAGATGCGGGAAAAAGGACAGACAAAACCGACTCCCCTGATCCTTCACTACACGAAGGGCGGCTATAACTGCCTCCATCAGGATATTAACAGCGACTTGGTGTTTCCCTACCAGATCGTCTTCGGCCTGACGGAGAAAGGGAAAGACTACGAGGGCGGGCAGCTCATCCTCACCCAGCAGCGCCCAAGGCAGCAGACCGTTCCACACATCATCACGGTTCCAAAGGGTGGAGCAGTTCTGTTCACGTCGAACGTCCATCCGCAGAAAGGCTCGCGCGGGTTTTACCAAACCCGGTTCAAACACGGCGTCGGCAAGATCGAGCGCGGCGACCGCTACACAATGGGAATCGTCTTTCACGATTTCCGACGGTAG
- a CDS encoding Transcriptional regulator (MaGe:77308542) has product MKQADVFYEAMKARDNRFDGKFFVGVKTTGIYCRPICPAKPKRENVEFFNTMYAAEAAGYRPCMRCRPEAAPQSPAWVGKSAVVRRTVKALNSMETIEFDEDKFAGRFGVTARHLRRIFVEEIGKTPKQLSCEIRLNLARKLITETTLSITDAAFAAGFSSIRRFNGAFKTRFKKSPTEIRRDNVPEGNGLTVGLPYRPPFDFDGLLKSYETHRMGGLEWFENGKMHRVISVAGKTGQITLSNNAGKSMLVLEIDFPDTTAIHSIVTRVRNMFDLDSDPVVVANALEADAGIGRLLKAHPGIRIPTGWDTFEIAVSAILGQLVSVERGRSLVSSLIEIAGQESGLVGGGRNIRLFPTPKQIIEADLTALKTTAARKETLKAFSRAVHEGTLSLEPTQDVEAFLEGALEIKGIGPWTAQYMALKAIRHADAFPASDLILARALEIHPKEAVEAMRPWRGYVAALFWRTYAGALKKRETKKTAS; this is encoded by the coding sequence ATCTACTGTCGCCCGATCTGTCCGGCGAAGCCGAAGCGCGAGAACGTCGAGTTTTTCAACACCATGTACGCGGCAGAGGCCGCAGGCTACCGGCCATGCATGAGATGCCGGCCGGAAGCGGCCCCGCAATCCCCTGCCTGGGTTGGCAAATCCGCCGTGGTCCGGAGAACGGTGAAAGCCCTGAACTCGATGGAGACCATCGAGTTTGATGAGGACAAGTTCGCGGGTCGTTTCGGCGTGACCGCCCGCCACCTGAGAAGGATTTTTGTCGAAGAGATCGGCAAGACCCCCAAACAGCTTTCCTGCGAGATCCGCCTGAACCTGGCAAGGAAACTCATCACCGAAACCACGCTCTCGATTACGGACGCGGCATTCGCTGCAGGCTTCAGCTCCATTCGCCGGTTCAACGGCGCATTCAAGACGCGTTTTAAGAAGTCGCCAACGGAAATCCGCCGCGACAACGTCCCGGAAGGAAACGGGCTTACGGTCGGCCTGCCTTATCGCCCGCCATTCGATTTTGACGGCTTGCTGAAATCATACGAGACGCACCGCATGGGTGGCCTGGAGTGGTTTGAGAACGGAAAGATGCACCGGGTGATTTCCGTTGCGGGGAAAACAGGACAGATCACGCTGTCAAACAACGCTGGGAAATCCATGCTCGTCCTGGAAATCGACTTTCCCGACACAACCGCGATCCATTCCATCGTCACCCGGGTCAGGAACATGTTCGACCTTGACTCAGACCCTGTCGTGGTGGCAAACGCGCTCGAGGCGGATGCGGGGATCGGACGGCTCCTGAAGGCACATCCGGGAATCAGGATTCCCACGGGCTGGGACACATTCGAAATCGCCGTCTCAGCAATCCTCGGACAGCTTGTCAGCGTTGAGCGGGGACGGTCCCTTGTGAGCAGCCTGATCGAGATCGCGGGCCAGGAATCGGGCCTCGTCGGCGGCGGGAGAAACATCAGGCTGTTCCCGACACCGAAGCAGATCATCGAAGCCGATCTCACGGCACTCAAGACGACGGCGGCACGCAAAGAGACCCTGAAGGCGTTCTCTCGTGCGGTTCACGAAGGCACGCTGTCGCTGGAGCCGACGCAGGATGTGGAGGCCTTTCTGGAAGGCGCACTCGAGATCAAGGGCATCGGCCCTTGGACCGCGCAATACATGGCGCTCAAAGCAATTCGCCACGCAGATGCCTTTCCCGCAAGCGACCTGATCCTGGCACGGGCGCTGGAGATCCACCCAAAGGAGGCCGTCGAAGCCATGCGGCCCTGGAGAGGCTATGTCGCAGCCCTCTTCTGGAGGACATACGCCGGGGCGCTCAAAAAACGCGAGACGAAGAAAACAGCATCGTAA
- a CDS encoding Methylated-DNA--protein-cysteine methyltransferase (MaGe:77308544) — translation MEQTQWKIETKIGTLYLVASLKGLKRVCWVKQDVPFEDGSSLAAKVLSLAEQEIHEYLNGSRKKFSVQLDPDGTDFQKKVWKRVSKIPFGETRSYKDIATELGAPNSSRAVGAANGKNPLCLVVSCHRVISSDGSLGGYSGGLERKEHLLKLERENNHENNQQHCRTKENFRTREAAGTQERRSLT, via the coding sequence ATGGAACAGACACAATGGAAAATCGAAACGAAGATCGGCACCCTCTATCTCGTCGCTTCTTTGAAGGGACTCAAAAGAGTCTGCTGGGTCAAGCAGGATGTCCCATTTGAGGACGGTTCCAGCCTCGCAGCCAAGGTTCTTTCCCTGGCCGAGCAGGAAATCCACGAATACCTCAATGGCTCGCGCAAGAAATTCAGCGTCCAACTCGATCCAGACGGAACGGATTTCCAAAAAAAGGTCTGGAAGCGCGTCTCCAAAATCCCCTTCGGGGAAACACGTTCCTACAAGGACATCGCGACCGAGCTGGGCGCCCCGAACTCAAGCCGCGCGGTCGGAGCGGCGAACGGGAAGAACCCTCTTTGCCTCGTCGTTTCCTGTCATCGCGTGATCTCGTCAGACGGATCGCTAGGCGGATACTCCGGCGGACTGGAACGCAAAGAGCACCTGCTCAAGCTTGAGCGGGAAAACAATCATGAGAACAATCAGCAGCACTGCAGAACTAAAGAAAACTTCCGCACAAGGGAGGCTGCCGGAACTCAAGAACGAAGAAGCTTGACTTGA
- a CDS encoding hypothetical protein (Evidence 5 : Unknown function; MaGe:77308546), translating into MAGDTVTASGTTGSFATKAVGTGKAVTLSGTTYGGTDAGNYTFTDQAGTTATITAKTATVSGLTAANKVYDGTTAATVSHSGVSISGLVAGDTVTASGTSGSFATKTVGTGKTVTLSGTTYGGTDAGNYTFTDQASTTANITAKSLTIDLQGQGSRLYDGGTAIALSGVTPTLTGVLGGDSVTVASGNVTGFVDKNVGANKAVTYSGFGLSGSDSGNYVLASSGAPSTASITPRSVTVSGLTARDKYYDGTTITTIDHSGAVFTGVLAGDSLAASGTVGTFADPAVGAGKAVALSGTLYGGADAGNYLFTNQVSALASILNLSTSPAVQGQLSNPLGGVTQLSLGLRLIPGSPSTMPVLNTTPVVDTTAFANTVQLVSLAPRKAPAVVTVTVVREGSPFEPRLITIAIPQAMIDQGDSISFSMSDDQAETQSDYPQRMTQSNGEGLPAWLTYERKTGTFQIADSDSAKLPLELSGTMKGQRILVFLLAAAD; encoded by the coding sequence GTGGCGGGCGATACGGTGACGGCGAGTGGGACGACGGGGAGCTTCGCAACGAAGGCGGTAGGCACGGGTAAGGCCGTGACGTTGAGCGGCACGACGTATGGCGGGACAGATGCGGGCAACTATACGTTTACGGACCAGGCCGGCACGACGGCAACCATCACGGCGAAAACGGCGACGGTGAGCGGGCTGACGGCGGCGAATAAAGTCTACGATGGGACGACGGCAGCGACGGTGAGTCATAGCGGCGTGAGCATCAGCGGGCTGGTGGCGGGGGATACCGTAACGGCGAGTGGGACCAGCGGAAGCTTTGCAACCAAGACGGTCGGCACGGGCAAGACGGTGACATTGAGCGGCACGACGTATGGCGGGACAGATGCGGGCAACTATACGTTTACGGATCAAGCCAGCACCACGGCGAACATTACGGCGAAGAGTTTGACTATCGACCTGCAAGGACAAGGAAGCCGCTTGTACGATGGCGGGACCGCAATCGCACTGAGCGGTGTGACGCCGACGCTCACGGGCGTGCTCGGCGGCGATTCGGTGACGGTTGCCAGCGGCAATGTCACCGGGTTTGTCGATAAGAATGTAGGGGCGAATAAGGCAGTGACGTACAGTGGGTTTGGCTTAAGTGGTTCAGATTCAGGCAACTATGTGCTTGCTTCTAGTGGGGCGCCTTCGACGGCGTCGATTACGCCTCGGTCGGTCACGGTGAGCGGCTTGACGGCGCGGGATAAATATTACGATGGAACGACGATTACCACGATCGATCACAGCGGGGCGGTGTTTACCGGAGTGCTCGCCGGCGATAGCCTCGCCGCAAGCGGAACGGTGGGGACATTCGCCGATCCGGCTGTCGGCGCGGGGAAAGCCGTTGCCTTGAGCGGCACGCTGTACGGCGGTGCGGATGCCGGAAATTATCTCTTTACGAATCAGGTGTCGGCGCTGGCGTCGATTCTGAATCTCAGCACCTCTCCAGCGGTTCAAGGGCAACTGAGTAATCCGCTGGGCGGCGTCACGCAGTTGAGCTTGGGGCTTCGACTCATTCCCGGCTCACCCTCGACGATGCCGGTGCTCAATACGACGCCGGTTGTCGATACGACGGCGTTTGCGAATACCGTGCAACTTGTCTCGCTGGCTCCCCGCAAAGCGCCGGCCGTTGTGACTGTAACGGTCGTGCGGGAGGGCTCTCCATTCGAGCCACGCCTGATCACGATAGCAATTCCGCAGGCGATGATCGATCAGGGGGACTCCATCAGCTTTTCCATGTCGGACGACCAAGCCGAGACCCAGAGCGACTATCCTCAGCGCATGACGCAAAGCAATGGAGAGGGCTTGCCGGCCTGGTTAACCTATGAACGGAAAACTGGGACGTTCCAGATCGCGGATTCAGATTCAGCCAAGCTTCCATTGGAACTTTCTGGAACCATGAAAGGCCAGCGCATCCTGGTCTTCTTGCTCGCCGCAGCCGACTGA